A region from the Hydrogenimonas sp. genome encodes:
- a CDS encoding RND multidrug efflux transporter, which translates to MQESKSYQPRDVAGKLARTFLHNPLTPVLGIFLLIIGYISLEIMPREEDPQISVAGGTIIVPMPGATPREVENIIVNPLERKIREIKGVEHIYGIAMANVGIVNVMYYIGEDRERANLNLYDKVMQNMDLLPKGAMQPLVKPFDVDIDIPIVTIDFYRKPGSKIDDTDLFKLVRDIQQRLNRIENVSKTEIKGGSREQYNIQVDLGKLSGYHLSLGQIVQAIKALAVNVPDVKGRTEEGKLVIFGVKNAIESVKDVQNLIVAQYMGSPIYLKNVAEVTAGSDIQNYKKVLMSEKRGEEFSGLHDAVTLTLGKLAGSNAVVISDSIKEHLKAMEPKLQELGVGYVITRDYGKRADDAVNELVDHILITIAIIAVMLVFFLGWKESLIVTFTVPAILAITLFIAYLSGQTINRITLFAFLLSLGLLVDAAIIVIENIHRHLHAHDAVDRDMDEIMVEATDEIGAPTNIATLAIILTMVPMAFVGGMMGQFMKPIPENVPVALVASLVVAYIFTPYLGRRLLKKPHFHHHHHHWNKENPQPEGGAK; encoded by the coding sequence ATGCAAGAGAGTAAAAGCTATCAACCCAGGGATGTGGCGGGAAAACTGGCCCGCACTTTTCTGCACAATCCGCTTACACCGGTACTGGGTATCTTCCTACTTATCATCGGGTATATTTCGCTTGAGATCATGCCTAGAGAAGAGGACCCGCAGATATCCGTCGCCGGCGGTACCATCATCGTGCCCATGCCCGGAGCCACTCCCCGTGAAGTGGAGAATATTATTGTCAATCCTCTTGAGCGGAAGATCAGGGAGATCAAGGGTGTAGAGCATATCTACGGAATCGCTATGGCCAATGTAGGAATCGTGAATGTCATGTACTATATCGGAGAAGACAGAGAACGGGCCAACCTGAATCTATACGACAAGGTTATGCAGAATATGGACCTGCTGCCCAAGGGGGCCATGCAGCCGCTTGTAAAGCCTTTCGATGTCGATATAGACATTCCGATAGTTACGATAGACTTCTATAGAAAACCGGGGTCCAAAATCGATGATACCGATCTGTTTAAACTTGTTCGAGATATCCAGCAGAGACTAAACCGCATCGAGAATGTATCCAAGACGGAGATCAAGGGGGGAAGCAGGGAGCAGTACAACATACAGGTCGATCTCGGCAAGCTTTCCGGGTACCATCTCTCGTTGGGGCAGATAGTCCAGGCGATAAAAGCCCTGGCGGTCAATGTGCCGGATGTCAAGGGGAGAACCGAAGAGGGAAAACTGGTCATCTTCGGAGTCAAAAACGCCATCGAGAGCGTAAAGGACGTTCAGAACCTGATTGTTGCCCAGTATATGGGTTCGCCTATCTATCTTAAAAATGTGGCGGAGGTTACAGCCGGAAGCGATATACAAAACTACAAAAAAGTTCTTATGAGTGAAAAAAGAGGAGAAGAGTTCTCCGGGCTGCATGATGCGGTGACACTTACACTCGGTAAACTGGCAGGATCGAACGCCGTCGTTATATCAGATAGTATAAAAGAGCACCTAAAGGCGATGGAACCGAAGCTTCAGGAACTTGGCGTAGGTTACGTCATTACCAGGGACTACGGCAAACGTGCAGACGATGCGGTCAATGAACTTGTAGATCATATTCTCATCACTATAGCCATCATAGCCGTCATGCTGGTCTTTTTCCTGGGGTGGAAAGAGTCTCTTATCGTCACATTTACCGTTCCGGCGATATTGGCGATTACCCTCTTTATAGCCTATCTGTCGGGTCAAACCATAAACAGGATTACACTGTTCGCATTTCTGCTCTCACTCGGTCTTCTCGTCGATGCCGCCATTATCGTCATAGAGAATATACACAGGCATCTGCATGCACACGATGCTGTAGACAGGGATATGGACGAGATCATGGTGGAGGCGACGGACGAGATAGGCGCGCCTACCAATATCGCGACTCTGGCGATCATTCTTACAATGGTTCCGATGGCGTTTGTCGGCGGAATGATGGGCCAGTTCATGAAGCCTATTCCCGAAAACGTTCCGGTGGCCCTGGTGGCGTCACTGGTGGTGGCCTATATATTTACACCATATCTGGGTCGCAGGCTTCTGAAGAAGCCGCACTTCCACCACCACCATCACCATTGGAACAAAGAGAATCCGCAGCCTGAAGGGGGTGCCAAGTGA
- a CDS encoding uncharacterized conserved protein, translating to MINTILFVAVIVLMLILFALLVVILLEYRAKKSYDHYIMESGNVEEELSQAAKREEAEGGYREIERAIPSPREQERSVEEIVRDTVSEIEPQTANEPQESATRFKQFPQKESRERENNPAVEEILHRSYKPFTHDRLVETMGLSAQEADEFVLELIHQLEDAIVELDGKIEAEDFDEVEHITHGLKGAALNIGSGGVADILVDYNNEMKNGGDPERASAYQELLRRAVSDLKIEYSQVA from the coding sequence ATGATCAATACCATACTGTTTGTTGCCGTAATAGTTCTCATGCTTATCCTGTTCGCCCTGCTGGTTGTAATTCTTCTCGAGTATAGAGCGAAAAAGTCGTATGACCACTACATCATGGAGAGCGGGAACGTCGAAGAGGAGCTGTCGCAGGCGGCAAAAAGAGAAGAGGCGGAAGGGGGATACAGGGAGATAGAAAGGGCGATACCCTCTCCCCGGGAGCAGGAGCGCAGCGTAGAGGAGATCGTGAGAGATACCGTTTCCGAAATCGAGCCTCAGACCGCAAATGAGCCGCAGGAGAGCGCAACCCGGTTCAAACAGTTCCCGCAGAAAGAGAGCCGGGAGAGAGAGAACAACCCGGCAGTTGAAGAGATACTGCACAGAAGTTACAAACCTTTCACGCACGATCGTCTTGTCGAAACGATGGGCCTTAGCGCACAGGAGGCCGACGAGTTCGTACTGGAGCTGATACATCAGCTGGAGGATGCCATAGTGGAGCTTGACGGAAAGATAGAGGCGGAGGATTTCGACGAAGTAGAACATATCACCCACGGACTCAAAGGGGCCGCTCTGAATATAGGCTCTGGCGGTGTCGCAGATATTTTGGTAGACTACAATAACGAGATGAAAAACGGAGGGGATCCGGAGAGAGCCTCTGCATACCAGGAGCTTCTAAGACGCGCCGTAAGCGATCTCAAAATCGAGTATTCACAGGTAGCATAA
- a CDS encoding acriflavin resistance protein has product MKRFETFVYNILGSKAKHWLVIGLTLAALAGSIMMLPTKVVLAKMLPGKSANTFSIYVHAPTDSSIEETRKVSECIVSILQKEKEVTDIEAYLGQGAPLDYAGMVKGSGFKSSENEAEIVVNLTDKHERDEPSFMMVHRLRPVIKSNCEAVKEGTVIEMVEQPAGPPTLAAVVAEIYGENYQHIYALSQKVAKIFKSTEGLVDVNVMADDPYKKFELVPNSDKIARSGLSVEQVNKILYLAFEGMVVASKNSRNYPDQIGLFVRLSDKTRRLADHSRRALETKLASLKLMNKKGMLVPINELVDVVEIDAPPTLMQKDLRRMINVTAETDLVSQVYPLLDAREKIMEELSKDYEITTTDYLFNLRLKDRKTGEVFDLKWDGEMKVTLDTFRDLGAAFIAALILIFLLLVVYYKNFTISGIVLAGSFLSIIGVIVGHWVADLVTEHTFFLTATSLIGFIALMGISSRNSLLLIDFAKALMVEKGFDKQHAIAVASATRAKPIMLTAIAIILGSALLASDPIFGGLGVALISGTVAAVAVSLIFIPVLMYRAKAMDPEALKQDA; this is encoded by the coding sequence GTGAAGCGCTTCGAGACTTTCGTTTACAATATTCTCGGCTCCAAGGCCAAACACTGGCTTGTGATCGGACTTACGCTTGCGGCGCTTGCCGGTTCGATAATGATGCTTCCGACCAAAGTGGTTCTCGCCAAGATGCTGCCGGGCAAAAGCGCCAATACCTTTTCGATATATGTACACGCTCCCACCGACAGTTCCATAGAGGAGACAAGAAAGGTGAGCGAGTGTATAGTCTCCATTCTCCAAAAAGAGAAGGAGGTTACAGATATCGAAGCCTATCTGGGGCAGGGTGCCCCTCTCGACTATGCCGGGATGGTGAAAGGCTCCGGCTTCAAGAGTAGCGAAAACGAGGCGGAGATAGTCGTCAACCTTACGGATAAACATGAGCGTGACGAGCCCTCTTTCATGATGGTACACAGACTCAGGCCGGTCATAAAATCAAACTGTGAAGCGGTGAAAGAGGGTACGGTTATAGAGATGGTGGAGCAGCCCGCCGGACCCCCTACACTTGCTGCCGTAGTCGCCGAAATTTACGGAGAAAACTATCAACACATCTACGCTCTGAGCCAAAAGGTCGCAAAAATATTCAAGAGTACCGAGGGACTTGTGGATGTGAACGTCATGGCCGACGATCCATACAAGAAGTTCGAACTGGTACCCAATTCGGACAAGATTGCACGCTCAGGGCTTAGTGTGGAGCAGGTGAACAAGATTTTGTATCTCGCCTTCGAGGGGATGGTCGTTGCTTCTAAAAACAGCCGTAACTACCCGGATCAGATCGGGCTCTTCGTCAGGCTCAGCGACAAAACGAGAAGATTGGCCGATCACAGCAGACGCGCCCTGGAGACGAAGCTGGCCTCTTTGAAACTTATGAACAAAAAGGGTATGCTGGTCCCGATAAACGAGCTGGTTGATGTCGTGGAGATAGATGCACCGCCCACCCTGATGCAGAAAGACCTGAGACGTATGATAAATGTAACGGCCGAGACCGATCTTGTGTCGCAGGTCTATCCTCTGCTAGATGCACGTGAAAAGATAATGGAGGAGCTCTCCAAGGATTATGAGATAACTACGACGGACTATCTTTTCAATCTACGCCTCAAAGATAGAAAGACCGGTGAAGTGTTCGATCTGAAATGGGACGGGGAGATGAAGGTCACTCTCGATACTTTCAGGGATCTGGGCGCAGCCTTCATAGCGGCGCTTATCCTGATATTCCTGCTTCTGGTGGTCTATTACAAAAACTTCACCATCAGCGGAATAGTGCTTGCGGGAAGCTTCCTCTCCATTATCGGTGTCATAGTCGGGCACTGGGTTGCCGACCTTGTTACGGAGCATACCTTCTTCCTTACGGCGACATCTTTGATAGGCTTTATCGCGCTTATGGGTATAAGTTCTAGAAACTCCCTTCTGCTTATAGACTTCGCGAAGGCGTTGATGGTGGAAAAAGGGTTCGACAAGCAGCATGCGATAGCTGTCGCGAGTGCCACCAGGGCGAAGCCGATCATGCTTACCGCGATCGCGATCATCCTCGGTTCGGCACTTCTTGCCAGCGACCCGATATTCGGCGGCCTCGGAGTCGCTCTGATCTCAGGTACCGTGGCGGCGGTAGCCGTATCACTGATATTCATACCTGTACTGATGTATCGTGCCAAAGCGATGGATCCGGAGGCGTTGAAACAGGATGCCTGA
- a CDS encoding translation elongation factor P has protein sequence MATIGMSDLKKGIRLEIDGQPYRVVEYQHVKPGKGAAFVRIKIKSLSTGRVIEKTVHAGDKFETPNLEQKTMQYLYDDGEMLQFMDTTTYEQIGLTHEQVGEDVIKFMDEGFTVDILFHNGKPITVELPQVVELEVVETPPNFKGDTSSGSRKPATLKTGAVVQVPYHILEGDKIRVDTVEGKYLDKVK, from the coding sequence ATGGCAACAATCGGCATGAGCGATCTGAAAAAGGGGATCCGCCTCGAAATCGACGGGCAGCCCTACCGAGTGGTGGAGTACCAGCATGTAAAACCGGGAAAAGGGGCCGCCTTCGTACGCATAAAGATCAAATCTCTCTCGACCGGGCGGGTTATAGAGAAGACGGTACATGCCGGCGACAAGTTCGAGACACCCAATCTCGAGCAGAAGACTATGCAGTACCTTTACGACGACGGCGAGATGCTGCAGTTTATGGATACAACCACTTACGAGCAGATAGGCCTTACCCACGAGCAGGTTGGTGAGGATGTAATCAAATTCATGGATGAAGGCTTTACGGTGGATATACTGTTTCATAACGGGAAACCGATTACCGTCGAGCTTCCGCAGGTCGTCGAGCTCGAAGTGGTCGAGACACCTCCCAACTTCAAAGGAGATACATCGAGCGGAAGCCGTAAACCGGCGACTCTGAAGACCGGAGCGGTTGTGCAGGTGCCCTACCACATACTGGAGGGGGACAAGATACGTGTCGATACGGTAGAGGGGAAATATCTGGACAAGGTAAAATAG
- a CDS encoding DJ-1/YajL/PfpI superfamily, includes chaperone protein YajL (former ThiJ), parkinsonism-associated protein DJ-1, peptidases PfpI, Hsp31: MAKVCVPLAKGFEEIEAVSLIDVMRRGGIEVVVAGVNEELVTGANGITVKADTDIKYVVADELDMIVLPGGWEGTHILAENETVQSLLKEMKEKEKVVGAICAAPFALKTAGVLPEHYTCYPSVEEQIGKEGYTDKEKVVIDGNVMTSRGPGTALCFGLAIVRKLVGEETYLSLKEGLLADYC; the protein is encoded by the coding sequence ATGGCTAAAGTCTGTGTTCCATTGGCGAAGGGTTTCGAGGAGATAGAGGCGGTAAGCCTGATCGATGTGATGCGCCGCGGCGGTATAGAGGTTGTGGTTGCGGGGGTGAACGAAGAGCTGGTGACAGGGGCCAACGGGATAACCGTAAAGGCCGACACGGATATCAAATATGTAGTCGCGGACGAGCTCGATATGATTGTACTTCCCGGAGGATGGGAAGGAACCCACATACTGGCCGAGAACGAAACGGTTCAGTCTCTTCTGAAGGAGATGAAGGAGAAAGAGAAGGTGGTCGGAGCCATATGTGCCGCCCCTTTCGCGCTCAAAACCGCCGGTGTGCTTCCGGAACACTATACATGCTATCCGAGTGTAGAGGAGCAGATCGGAAAAGAGGGGTATACGGACAAGGAGAAGGTGGTTATCGACGGCAATGTCATGACCTCACGCGGTCCCGGTACCGCACTCTGCTTCGGTCTGGCGATCGTCCGCAAACTTGTCGGTGAGGAGACATACCTCTCTCTCAAAGAGGGGCTATTGGCGGACTACTGCTGA
- a CDS encoding shikimate kinase I translates to MQKNILLIGFMGVGKGALARELVRCDSSLYALDTDDMIESLTNTKIKKIFATAGEEAFRALEQKTADWLAENVQNAVISTGGGFYKVRNIGSIGTVVYLKSDFDSILKRIMDAPNAKKKLKKRPLFQDVERAEKLFEERYEAYEKVADIVLDVTGKERRKLAEELLEMVKAV, encoded by the coding sequence ATGCAGAAAAACATCCTTCTCATAGGATTTATGGGTGTAGGTAAAGGCGCTCTCGCCAGAGAGCTGGTCAGATGCGACAGCAGTCTCTACGCTCTCGATACGGACGACATGATCGAGAGCTTGACCAATACGAAGATCAAGAAGATCTTCGCAACGGCCGGGGAGGAGGCCTTCAGGGCCCTGGAGCAGAAGACCGCCGACTGGCTGGCCGAAAATGTACAAAATGCGGTCATCTCCACCGGCGGCGGATTCTACAAAGTCAGGAACATCGGGAGTATCGGCACGGTCGTCTACCTAAAATCTGATTTCGACTCCATTTTAAAACGTATCATGGATGCTCCGAACGCAAAGAAAAAGCTAAAAAAACGCCCGCTTTTCCAGGATGTGGAGAGGGCCGAAAAGCTGTTTGAAGAGCGGTATGAGGCCTACGAAAAGGTGGCCGACATAGTTTTGGATGTTACAGGAAAAGAGCGTAGGAAGCTGGCGGAAGAGCTGTTGGAGATGGTCAAAGCCGTGTAG
- a CDS encoding DNA polymerase III alpha subunit, translating into MRPAFTHLHLHTEYSLLDGANKISKLAGRLKELGMESVAITDHGNMFGAIDFYQQMKREGIKPIIGMEAYIHNHDDIGDKSTRQRFHLCLYAKNETGYKNLMYLSSQAYINGFYYYPRINKKILREHSEGLICSSACLQGEVNWHLNLSERNVKFGALGYERAKEVALEYREIFGDDFYLELMRHGIGDQHSIDEHVIRLSLETGIKIVATNDTHYLYPDDAEAHEAFMCIAMNKLYDDPDRLRHSVHEFYLKSPEEMAALYADIPEALESTQEIAEKCNLELDLGNPTPPNFKFAREYAANVGLSVPEPDEQNSFANDEALFVHECRRGLEERLKFVDPQKHGEYRERLETEMRIINQMKFPGYMLIVWDFVREAKERGIPVGPGRGSAAGSLVAYSLGITNIDPMKYDLLFERFLNPERVSMPDIDMDFCQARRGEIIDYVVEKYGRYNVAQVITFGSLLAKGVIRDVARVLGVSYAEADKMAKLIPDELGITLNGKGREGEEGFKPGAFQKEPKLRELIETNPTAARVWRFALALEGLKRNAGMHAAGVVISNEELWHKTPLYKPSGEETLVTQYSLNFLEDVDLIKFDFLGLKTLTVIDNAVKLIEKRHGVKIDLDNMPVDDKKVYETIRSGETVGMFQIESGGMQQLNSKLKPDNFEDLVAVLALYRPGPMESGMLDDFIERKHGRQQITYMFPQLEEILKPTYGVIVYQEQVMQIVQTIGGFSLGKADIVRRAMGKKKFDLMQKYKSEFAQGAKDQGLDYDKAAELFDLIEKFAGYGFNKSHSAAYAMVTYQTAYLKTHYPAEFMAALLTSEKDNTDKVVKYIDETKRLGIELLAPDINRSALEFTPDRDSEKGKDVILFGLGAIKGVGDAAVNAILKAREEGSFESLDDFVSRIDTQKVNKKVIESMIKAGALDGFGYSRRALLESIEAIIEAMHESARAQQMAVGSLFGDAEEMVSVKVEIVPMDEYDQKSILELEKESLGFYVSGHPLDRFREELSKIEYTLSSDIDQIEDGSGALLIGKVEEVVTKISKKGNRFGIANVMDLHGNIEITLFERQLEQLEKMDLDEPVGFKVSISRDGDFTRMRVHKILELKACRKEKVDTRMVEKPEEPMIVRLDLSHEKMRILEEIYRLARSHPGRKPLKLLLSSKLQEVEIESSVFVDEQIKAALERLEEVEVFASA; encoded by the coding sequence ATGAGACCTGCTTTTACCCATCTACATCTGCATACCGAATATTCACTGCTTGACGGTGCGAACAAGATATCGAAGCTTGCCGGACGTCTGAAAGAGCTGGGAATGGAGTCTGTCGCCATTACGGACCACGGCAACATGTTCGGAGCCATCGATTTCTACCAGCAGATGAAAAGAGAGGGCATCAAGCCGATTATCGGGATGGAAGCCTATATTCACAACCATGACGATATAGGTGACAAGAGTACGCGGCAGCGTTTTCACCTCTGCCTCTATGCCAAAAACGAAACAGGCTACAAAAACCTGATGTATCTAAGTTCGCAAGCGTACATCAACGGCTTCTACTACTATCCGAGAATAAACAAGAAGATTCTGAGAGAGCATAGCGAGGGGCTTATCTGCTCATCCGCCTGTCTTCAGGGGGAGGTGAACTGGCATCTTAATCTGAGTGAAAGAAATGTCAAGTTCGGGGCGCTCGGTTACGAGAGGGCGAAAGAGGTGGCGCTGGAGTATAGAGAGATTTTCGGCGACGACTTCTACCTGGAGCTGATGCGCCACGGAATAGGGGATCAGCACTCCATAGACGAGCATGTCATAAGATTGAGCCTGGAGACCGGCATCAAGATCGTAGCCACAAACGATACACACTACCTCTACCCGGATGATGCGGAGGCCCATGAGGCGTTCATGTGTATCGCGATGAACAAACTCTATGACGATCCGGACAGGCTGAGGCACTCCGTCCACGAGTTCTACCTGAAGTCTCCGGAAGAGATGGCGGCCCTTTATGCCGACATACCCGAAGCGCTGGAGAGTACACAGGAGATTGCCGAAAAGTGCAACCTGGAGCTCGACCTCGGCAACCCTACTCCACCAAATTTCAAATTTGCCCGCGAATATGCGGCCAATGTGGGTCTGAGCGTTCCCGAGCCCGATGAGCAGAACAGCTTCGCAAACGACGAAGCGCTCTTCGTGCACGAGTGCAGGAGGGGGCTGGAAGAGAGGCTGAAGTTCGTAGATCCGCAGAAGCATGGGGAGTACAGGGAGCGTCTCGAAACTGAGATGCGTATAATAAACCAGATGAAGTTTCCGGGCTACATGCTGATAGTCTGGGATTTCGTAAGAGAGGCCAAAGAGCGGGGAATTCCCGTCGGTCCGGGGCGGGGGTCGGCCGCCGGAAGCCTTGTCGCCTACTCGCTGGGTATCACGAACATCGACCCGATGAAGTATGACCTTCTCTTCGAGCGCTTCCTGAACCCGGAGCGTGTAAGTATGCCCGATATCGATATGGACTTCTGCCAGGCGCGAAGAGGGGAGATCATAGATTATGTAGTCGAGAAGTACGGCCGCTACAATGTCGCCCAGGTCATAACGTTCGGTTCGCTCCTCGCCAAGGGAGTCATACGCGATGTAGCGAGGGTTCTGGGTGTAAGCTATGCCGAAGCGGACAAAATGGCCAAGCTCATACCGGACGAGCTGGGGATCACCCTCAACGGCAAAGGGAGAGAGGGGGAGGAGGGCTTCAAGCCCGGTGCCTTCCAGAAGGAGCCGAAACTGCGGGAGCTCATAGAGACCAACCCTACGGCTGCACGTGTCTGGAGATTCGCGCTTGCACTCGAAGGGCTCAAGAGAAATGCCGGGATGCATGCCGCCGGCGTGGTCATTTCGAACGAGGAGCTGTGGCACAAAACACCTCTCTACAAGCCCTCCGGTGAAGAGACGCTGGTTACCCAGTATTCGCTGAACTTCCTGGAGGATGTCGACCTTATCAAGTTCGACTTTCTCGGCCTCAAGACATTGACGGTCATCGATAATGCGGTCAAGCTGATTGAGAAGAGACACGGCGTCAAGATAGATCTCGACAATATGCCGGTCGATGACAAAAAGGTGTATGAGACGATTAGAAGCGGCGAAACGGTCGGAATGTTCCAGATCGAATCTGGAGGTATGCAGCAGCTCAACTCCAAGCTGAAACCGGACAACTTCGAAGATCTTGTGGCGGTGCTTGCACTCTACCGTCCGGGGCCGATGGAGTCCGGTATGCTCGACGATTTCATAGAGAGAAAGCACGGCCGCCAGCAGATCACATACATGTTCCCGCAGCTCGAAGAGATACTGAAGCCCACATACGGAGTCATCGTATACCAGGAGCAGGTTATGCAGATAGTCCAGACGATAGGCGGCTTCAGTCTGGGTAAAGCCGATATCGTCCGTCGTGCGATGGGTAAGAAGAAGTTCGACCTCATGCAGAAGTACAAGAGCGAATTCGCCCAGGGGGCCAAAGATCAGGGGCTCGACTACGACAAGGCGGCAGAACTCTTCGATCTTATCGAGAAGTTCGCCGGTTACGGCTTCAATAAGTCCCACTCCGCCGCATATGCGATGGTCACATACCAGACGGCATACCTGAAGACCCACTATCCGGCCGAATTCATGGCGGCACTGCTGACAAGCGAAAAAGACAATACGGACAAAGTGGTCAAGTATATAGATGAGACCAAGAGGCTGGGTATAGAGCTTCTGGCACCCGATATAAACCGTTCGGCTCTGGAGTTCACACCGGACAGAGATTCGGAAAAGGGGAAGGATGTAATCCTTTTCGGTCTCGGGGCGATCAAAGGCGTGGGGGATGCCGCCGTAAACGCGATATTGAAGGCCAGAGAGGAGGGCTCTTTCGAGTCCCTGGACGATTTTGTCTCGCGTATCGACACCCAGAAGGTCAACAAGAAGGTCATAGAGTCTATGATCAAAGCGGGTGCGCTTGACGGCTTCGGATATAGCAGACGCGCTCTGCTGGAGTCGATCGAAGCGATAATAGAGGCGATGCACGAATCGGCCAGGGCGCAGCAGATGGCCGTGGGATCGCTCTTCGGGGATGCAGAGGAGATGGTCAGCGTAAAGGTGGAGATCGTTCCGATGGATGAGTATGACCAGAAGAGTATACTCGAACTCGAGAAAGAGTCTCTGGGCTTTTATGTCTCCGGCCATCCGCTCGACCGTTTCAGGGAGGAGCTTTCGAAAATAGAGTACACTCTCTCATCGGATATAGACCAGATAGAGGATGGGTCCGGCGCTCTGCTTATAGGCAAGGTGGAGGAGGTTGTGACCAAGATAAGCAAGAAGGGCAACAGGTTCGGAATCGCCAATGTGATGGACCTCCACGGGAACATAGAGATAACGCTTTTCGAGCGGCAGTTGGAGCAGCTCGAGAAGATGGATCTGGACGAACCTGTCGGTTTCAAGGTCTCCATAAGCAGGGACGGCGACTTTACCCGCATGAGAGTCCACAAGATACTGGAGCTTAAGGCGTGCCGGAAAGAGAAGGTAGATACCAGGATGGTCGAAAAGCCGGAGGAGCCCATGATTGTGCGGCTCGATCTAAGTCACGAAAAGATGCGTATTCTGGAAGAGATATACAGGCTGGCCCGCTCACATCCGGGGAGAAAACCGCTGAAGCTTCTTCTTAGTTCGAAGCTTCAGGAGGTTGAGATAGAGTCGTCGGTTTTCGTAGATGAGCAGATAAAAGCGGCGCTGGAGCGGCTGGAGGAGGTCGAAGTCTTCGCCTCGGCATAA
- a CDS encoding probable Co/Zn/Cd efflux system membrane fusion protein yields MKKIVLLIVMLTAAAVAAELTLTGSVVSDNQKMMTSRYMGFVKKVYVVEGQRVKKGQLLYTIDSKEIDSAKSQVELAISQAELALQMNRNQYNNILTNLARHERLFKKGMVSKFELENLQLAAENTKAMIEIAEKQVAQAKAKLKEVLNQYAYLDVRAPNDGVVVEKRIKAGEMAMPGMPAIILTDLSDLKILTEISESDLVDVEVGKRVIIEVPSINLKGEGKVFAIIPSSNPMTHQFKMKVSFDYKGYRVYPGMYAQVTIK; encoded by the coding sequence ATGAAAAAGATTGTTCTTCTTATCGTAATGCTGACAGCGGCGGCTGTCGCTGCCGAACTTACACTGACCGGAAGTGTGGTGTCGGACAATCAGAAGATGATGACGAGCCGCTATATGGGGTTTGTCAAGAAGGTTTACGTCGTAGAGGGTCAAAGAGTGAAGAAGGGGCAGCTGCTCTATACCATCGACTCCAAGGAGATAGACAGTGCCAAATCGCAGGTGGAGCTTGCTATATCCCAGGCGGAGTTGGCCCTGCAGATGAACAGGAACCAGTACAACAACATATTGACCAACCTGGCACGCCATGAGCGACTCTTCAAGAAGGGTATGGTCTCCAAGTTCGAATTGGAAAATCTTCAGTTGGCGGCTGAAAACACCAAGGCGATGATAGAGATTGCGGAAAAGCAGGTGGCACAGGCCAAAGCCAAGCTGAAAGAGGTTCTGAACCAGTACGCATATCTGGATGTGCGCGCCCCGAACGACGGTGTAGTCGTGGAAAAACGTATAAAAGCGGGAGAGATGGCGATGCCCGGCATGCCGGCTATAATTCTTACCGACCTGAGTGATCTGAAGATTCTTACGGAGATATCGGAAAGCGATCTTGTCGATGTAGAAGTAGGGAAGAGGGTGATAATAGAGGTTCCGTCCATAAATCTGAAGGGAGAGGGAAAGGTTTTTGCGATAATTCCCAGCTCCAACCCTATGACCCACCAGTTCAAGATGAAGGTCTCTTTCGACTATAAAGGTTACAGGGTCTATCCGGGGATGTACGCCCAGGTTACCATCAAGTAA